The Dreissena polymorpha isolate Duluth1 chromosome 2, UMN_Dpol_1.0, whole genome shotgun sequence nucleotide sequence tgttatatttgtattaacTAATTGTCTTCAACTAAAGCGTGCTTGTCCACCCTAGGTCATTCATGCTTACGGTCTAATAAGACTGAGTTGCCAGGGTGAGTTCACAAACAAGCATAGGGCGTACACTCTCAGTGTTTCCCCTAATGATAACGTAATACGGACCTGATAGCGTGCATCATACACTTTGCATATCATCATTTGGCATGACGAAAACCCGCAAAATTCATTCATAAATTCATTAAACAAATCTCAAGcataagatatttttttaaacaggaaTGCGTAACGCGAAGTATTAAAACCACAACAAGGGCCAACATAAGAAGTGTTTACGAGTTGATTGAATTATTTTCAATAACACCTGGAAATCACCGCCTAGCAGCCATCTAGAGAAACCAACACCGCCTGATAACCGCCCGTCTTGTCTCATCGCTTGGGTTAGTGTATGCAGGTTACATACCAATAAATAAGGAAGAATTGAAAAAATGCCGTCTTCTATAAAACCtttttggaccgtgctctgtgaaaagggggttcaatgcatgtgtgtaaagtgtcgtcccagattagcctgttcagtacacacaggcttaccagggacgacactttccgcttgtatgattttttcctttaaagaaagtctcttcttatcaaaaatccagttaggcggaaaatgtcgtccctgattagcctgtgccgactgcacaagctaatctgggacgacactttacgcacatgcattacaccccttttaacagagcacggctcatatatttgtGTCGTCGGTAAACCACGAACATTTACACAACATAACCGGTTTGCAACTGTTATTGTTCGAAAAGAGAGGCACTGAAGTATATTTTGGCATGACATGTTTTTTGTATAAATGTCGACCGCTCATAGCCGACGTGCCTGTCATTAGAATAACCGTAACATCATCTGGTTATTTTGAATTTTCCAGAAAATATCAGCATATTTGCGATGCGAATTGCTGAAAAGGTTTCTACTTTCGATTCCCACTTCGGAGACGAGGTCTCCGATGAACTTTCCATACTGAAGTACTGTTTATTGTTTCAAACGGAAGGTTTAATACAGTGTCTATTTCAGCGATgcgtaaataaatatgttttaactgaAGACATCAATTTCGCAACAATCTGAAATAAACTGGTTTACTGGTCTCTAAACTTTTTTGCCCGCATTCAACAAATTATCcatagaaacgggcagacaccagaatattgacagagatcaacgcaaatgtatattatgtaaccttaatgacatcgaggatgaatttcactttgttcttaaatgtccttattataatgatgttaggaatgcattaattccgaactattatagaatccggccaattaatatgttcaagtttattaaactacttaatagctcaaacaaaactgtattaagaaagctagccatgtattgtttaacatgctttaaaataagagaaaatgtcatatatatgtagtgttaaatacaaatacatttttacaaaaaaataaggtcagaaatatgtaattatacctatatttgtaaacctatatgcataacattgtgtgaccactgtgtattaaacccatccatgtaccattctcacgaaatatgttcacgaactatgtttatttcgtgtttatttagattatttattctttaaaatgatgtgtgtttttgtgtgtacttcaacgcatgctgttatttatatgtatgttaatgacgatgagcttcacatgcttaagtcaaaaaataaactattctgttctgttctgttctgtaatatACGATATCGTTCTCGCGATATTTTCGATATCACGGTACGGAATAATCGGGCATAGAAACGTGTGCTCCACCTCAGAAGAATTACGAGTTTATAATTAGTGAATAAAATATGGCGCATAAATACCGGTGATAACACGTATATCAGACGAGTAATCTTAATTCGAATATCAGTATCTACCTGAAAATAGTAATAAATTGTAACTGATCATGGCATGAGTAACAACGGAATGAAACCGTACGTTTCTGTGACGTTATTCGTCTCGCAATCGTGTGCCGTAAAATATTGCGCACAATAAAACTTCATTAAACATTTTGAATGCGTAAAAGAAACCACAATCGTGATGATATATGATAACCAGTAACGgttgaaaaagaaaagaaagaacaCGAAATAACAATAACGCAATTTGGTTACGAAGGTGGTTTTGGCTGGATACTACGTTGTACGATAATTTGTAACGCATGAACCAGAAAGAAAACTCGTCGTCAATAATACGTAAATATAACACAGTGTCCTCTTCACTATGGTCAATATAATATCTGTATGTGTAATAAATCTTATTAAATAAACGTGTTCATGTTTcgatgatttatttaaatatttacaataataattatgtacatattCAGAAAACAAGAGCATGACATTTAATAATAATGAACAACTGCCATGAAGTAGACACCACTACCGACTGCAACTGGAAGTCAATAATTTTGCACGAGAGTATGCGCACAGGACTGCACCGAGGAGCGACCGGAAATGGAAGGGCGTGGCTCAAGTCTGTGGCTGGCCGCGTGAAAAACTGTCCAGGAACCGCTGTATCTTCCCTCCACCGGGTTCTGTTTGAAGCAGACGAATGTCATTACTTTAAAATAAGACGGTCTATGTATATGACATATCAGGAAATAAGTATTTTGTATAAGAGCGTTATTGCTTACGTTTTAAAACACCTCACAGAGAATCGTGTCCTACAAAGCTTTCACACCCTCACTTATCCGTCCGTTAAACTTCTTATATAACAACTTATCAGCAAAaaagaaattctttaaaaaattagTACATGTGTcgattaacaatttaaataagcGTTGTTATGGTACCACATTCGAAATCTAATGACCGATCCATTCTCTCTTCAATGCAAACGGAAATGGACCAGgttgctcaaaacttctatggcCTTTTCAGTAAACAACATGTACTCTTTAAACATACGTTAAATTCATTTTACGACCACATTGCTTGTTAgacattaaaatatcattttcgCATACctgtttgtttacaataaacaaaacttCGAATgcttaaacatttacaaaaataactaaatataaaAGTAAACGGCCGTTTAGCCAGTAAGGAGAAATCGGCGCCCGATTTTCATGATCTCGACGTGCCCTACCGCTAAGTGCGTGTTCAGGTGTGGGGCGCTCCGTACTTCCGGTAACGTGTCTTTCCGACGTATGGTTGATGGAAGCCATTACTGAAACACGTAGAGATTTTCACGAACCATCTTAAAATCAacttaaaacaagggacaaaattgtcgcAAAActaggttttcaataaaaaaagtctgataaagaaagacaactacaactcaaaatgtgcattgctactgattgttcatcacagttaccccccttgtttcaaaatcaatctatttttaatcGTGGCGACCTTgaagatatctacgtaattctttcgcgcgacacaccgttcaatgatggtgaacacatgtgccaaatgattttaaaatctgacaatgaatgacataattattgcccggacaagctcatttatggccatgtttgaccttttaactcaaagtgtgacattgaccttggagatatcgacgtaattctttcgcgcgacacacgcgtccaatgatggtgaacaaatgtgccaaatgattttataatctgacaatgaacgacatagttatggcccggacaagcttgttccgcccgcccgcccgccagccagcccacccgcattcgccaatctaataaccagttgtttccttcggaaaacctggctaattatgtatacattttatcaaGAGAAATAACTCTTACATTACTGACAATTATGCACACATTCTTTTGCTCATTACATTTGAGCCTCGCTTTAAGAAAACGGTTCTTTAAGATATGTGTACAGTGttctccagattagcctgtgcagtccgcataggcttataagggacgacactatccgcttttaaggaatttttcaTGTAAAGGAAGTCAAATATAGACAAAGATTAAGTCAAGGCGAAAgggttgtccttgattagccagtgcggactgcttaggcttatccaagacgacacttaacgaacatgcatgaAGTCCGGTTTTCACAGAGAGTGGCTCATTTTTTGTCAGAAGCCGAAGCAGAATGCACCAGGATAGGGCTGCTAAATGTGTGTGCATGTAAGTGACTGAGGAATGTAGGCCTGTACATTGGCATCCTTGTACATGCATACTATTCTGTAAAAAGAGTAGCAATTACATGTCGAGTAAATTCGACAAAAGAAGCTAGAGAAACTGAAATGAACATGCTTAGGAGTTGTGCACAAATAcgtacatgtaaatttaaacacATGGCAATAACTCAAAAGAATTATTGCAATCATAAAACTTAGACCATATAAGCTGTACAACTTGCAATTTATGATATGCAAATGTTGGACGAAAATCGCAATAACAATGGAATTTTGCCCAGAAACTTTtacatgcaattaaaaaaaataagaataaacctTAAAAATAACGCAATCGCCAGACCTTGATAACTTGTACTGTAGCGCTGGCAGATAATTATCTGCCAAATCGCACAGAAAATAAGGAGTTACGAACAAGAAATTATatgcaagtttaaaaaaaatagaaataattcCTTAAAAATCGATGTCAAAACCTGGAAATGGGTATAATTGTACTGTAGAAGTATGACAATAGTCGTTGGCAAAATATTGGAATAGTGATATTGGCGGATGCGTGCACGGACGATCAGAGGGAATGACGCCTGCCGTTTAAATATACCTACGCCTTTCGGTGGGGTATAATAATTGTGCAATCCTAAGATAGTTTTGCACGTAAGATACCTGCACAAAAGTAGACAGCACAATAGCTCTATCAAAACTGGAGTGTTTACATTGTTAGTAACATTGAATTTTAACATTATTCCTATTGGCCCCAAAGCAAGGTCAAGGTCTGCGTAAAAGCTTATATTACACACTCAATTTCAGAAGAATGCCTAGATAAACACCCAGGTTATTGAGCAGTAAAAGTGTTATTTTTCTAGTAACGGTAACCTTGACCGTGACCCAGTTGACAATAATGGAATCCCAAGCAACAGACACGTTCAATTTCAGGACAAAATATCGAACTAAACTAAAGGTATTTAGAAGTcacgtttttttacatttttgttaataGTGGCATTTACCTAACCCCGACTTGCtccaaataaacattaaacaagggctgtttgtaaaacatgcatgtccccccatatgggctctccgttgtagtgacagccattgtgtgaatatgttttttgtcaatgtgaccttgacctttgacctagtgacctgaaaattaataggggtcatctgcgagtcatgatcaatgtatctatgaatttccatgatcctaggcataagcgctcttgagttatcatccggaaaccattttactatttcagatcaccgtgaccttgacctttgatatagtgacctgaaaatcaataggggtcaactgcgagtcatgatcaatctacctatcaagtttcatgatcctaggcataagcgttcttgagttatcatccggaaaccattttactatttcggttcaccgtgaccttgacctttgacctagtgaccttaaaattaataggggtcatctgcgagtcatgatcaatgtatctatgaatttccatgatcctaggcataagcgctcttgagttatcatccggaaaccattttactatttcgggtcaccgtgaccttgacctagtgacctgaaaatcaataggggtcatttgccagccattatcaatctacctacgaagtttcatgatcctaggcataagcgttcttgagttatcatccggaaaccattttactatttcgggtcaccgtgaccttgacctttgacctagtgacctgaaaatcaataggggtcatctgcgagtcatgatcaatgtacctatgaatttccatgatcctaggcataagcgttcttgagttatcatccggaaaccattttactatttcgggtcaccgtgaccttgacctttgacctagtgacctcaaaatcaataggggtcatttgcgagtcatgatcaatgtacctatgaagtttcatgatcctaggcccaagcgttcttgagttattatccggaaaccacctggtggacagaccgacatgtgcaaagcaatataccccctcttcttcgaaggggggcataaaaagtcgcTTGTAAGCTAACTATACACAACATTTAAGTGTAATATTTCCATCCAAATTAAATTTATTGCGCCATATTTTAGGTGATTATGACCTTGACTGTGAACCTACTGTAAATGCTAGAATTGCATGCAGATTTGCTGCCGTAATAGCTCTAAGTTACATACACAAAATAGTCCGAAAAATTTGAGACATCGTGACACGCGTATATACGTGATAAGTTCGACCGGAATGTAGACTGTAAGCACATATTgaaaatatatgagccttgttctgggaaaactgggcaaaattcatgtgcgttaagtttcatcGCAGGATAGCCTGAGCAGTCCccataggcttatcaggggcaacaattgccgctttaatggaatttttcgtctTATCGAAATCATGACAAGGCCGGAAGTGTTTTCGCAGATGAGCCtaaacgcacacgcattaagctcagttttcccagaacgcggctttTATAAGGCTATGCGGTGTTACCTGAGAGAGCTGACATGAGGATTTGTCCGTCGTCCTGTACCGTCTCCTGTATGACTTTGGCAATCTGAAACCGGAACCAGCAGAACGGTGAGGTAAACAAGATGGTGAGAGTGGGCTCGTGTCGCTCAACCGATTTCTATTAATCGCTATGGCTCGCAAAGAAACAAGAACATTAAAACGCGCTAACGTGTTCACAGACGATTCACATATAAAACAGAGCTTAAAAGCATGTATAACTCTTcattcaaagaaacaagtttataTGGTCCATTTATATTATGACCTAACTACACGGCGAACAATATGTTTCTAAATATTATTTCAGATCATTATTCATTGCTAACATATGTAGTTTATGACGAAAATCTACGTATAAATCTTATTTCTTACAAGGCGAAAATATAAAGTGTGAAAGTCCACGGCAAACAAACTGATCGCGTGGGAGttatgtaaaaatgtattaatgAAGGCGTTTCAGACACAGCCTTTAAATGAACActtatcgggggggggggggacctttaacccatttatgcctagcgtctagaaaaaaggacatggcaaatagcgtagacaaGATGGCATAAAAATGTGCTAAAAACCTTACTGTgcgtaataataattaaatcggTTAAGTTTTCGGTATTTAGGGCAGCATGGATTTAGATGTAGATATATTAAATCATTTggaccgtgctttgtgaaaagggggtttagtgTCGTTAGttagtgcgttaagtgtcgtcccagtgttaagtgcagtccgcacaggctaatcagggacgacactttacgcacatgcagtaaacccatTGTTCACAGAGAAAGGCCCATTTAAGGAAATACGCCGAGCAGACTTGAGTCGCCTGAAGTGATATTGATGACGAAAAACACACTGTTATTACCAGACGATATCGTGATTTAATTCGATGACAATAACTTTGTACATTTATAGAGTCACATGTAATATCAAAGGGGATATTAAGTGCGAAACCAGGACAAAATATATTCCAACGAAatattgtgaatgtatgtatcataaaataataattaaaattgacTCGTGtcttatttaatacaaaaaaatgttcctttgtaaaaaaatatacctGCGCCTCCAAATGTCGCCTGTAAACCTTGATGTACATGGAGGTCAGGAATTGGCACAACCTGGCGGCGCCGCCGTGGAAGCGTACCCGGATGTGACCCACCGTGCACGTGACGTGGTGCGCGGGAAGCACGTGTGAGCGGTGGTGATGCTGGTGGTGGCGAACGCGGCCGGACGGAAGTGAATGGGACTCTGCGgatatatgagccgtgttctgggaaaactggttttaatgtatgtttgtttCGTACTATAACAAgatggcctgaaaggcccaaagtcgctcacctgagataaaaagaaaggacctgttctttgcagcccaatatatcaaaggaacaaatgttctaaccaagtatcatgaagaatgaacaacaaatggccccttggcggccatgtttttttaatagacctggaccattttttaactcttccaagatatgtccaaatttcatgaagattgggaaaaaaatgtgtcttctagactgttcacatgttgtcacaaTATACATAGAAAGAAAAATGCCttactccctggcggccatgttttttcactgatcacgaccattttcaaactcgtccgagacatccatataactaatgttttgacaaatttcatgatgattaggcaaaacatgttaCTTCTAGTGTTCaaaagcctttttactatataaatataaggaaaaataccccccccccggcgaccatgtttttttaccgatccaaaccgttatcgaactcaactgtcctatccaggtgtggtagtgcggtctccttcgcttacgcaaatgaaccggtcacaggacggttacaagttatgtaactttgtaagcacATATGTAATGCGGAagtatttatttgacaaactcttatgTCCGGTCAGGATGAacatactgactggttgtaattcaattaactaaaggcgttcagtcagggacgcctaaaaaCACTTAAAGAAtttattaataagtgaaaaccaaaccagctttaacaaaaataacacatttttattccaagaactctgaaaatgaagaacaatgacagaaaattaataACAGGTACGCGctaagtctaaagaatctaagtatcgttacaaaaaatgaacaacatacagcaaataccttaatgaatgtaaaaagaagttcaaaatctgtattaaaaaactgatataaatataagttactgttagtctagaaagtgcttcaacaATCTAGTtaacaaaataggtctaatttaatctaaagaacattatttatggagattaggaaacttcagtgaatcaaatgtaaaaataagaaaaaattactacagttattgaaatagaatatagtctttctaatttatagaatgccaaataaaaataatataaataataagaataatttagaaaataatgtcaaaatgtcttgatgctggtgttaaaaataatttagagtttaattatttcaaaattccaacctttttcaagagctgttaacttttcaagaaagcatcaagaggtgtttaaatcagccacaacagcttattttatacagttcagaagtgATCAATGGCAGAGTACCGGTAGTCAATTTTctctcagaacagtgcatttatcaatgatcaatatcttctcaaattccagagcagaactaaaaatagattactgaaccaggataaacaagggagataaatactgcataaatactgcaaaatcatgttcatgttgtctttctttcagttatctcttagttgaaaggcttttcataagtgttaatgactaaaacagttatgtttactatgaaaattctgtgttatgaaaaattacataatacagttaatgtcacataatattgacataataaaaccaaactttactacacaggaaaccaatgttctgaccaaatttcatgaagattgagcaaactagaaagttaacaagattttactatagccatataaagccatataaggaaaaataccccgccccttggcagccatgtttttcaagccaaggttaccatttttgaactcatccaagatataattgggataaatcatctgagcaagtttcatgaagatcagaaaataaatgtggcctctagagtgttaacaaggttttaccatagccatataaggaaaaatgccccgccccctgccggccatgtttttcaaccaaccgacatcattttcgaactcgtccaagatatcattgggatgaatcttctgaccaagttttatgaggatcggacaataaatgtggcctctagagtgttaacaagattttgctatagccatataaagccatataaggaaaaatgccccgccccttggcagccatgtttttcaagcaaacgtaaccattttcgaactcatccaagatatcattgaaaccaatcttctgaccaaatttcatgaagatttgacaataaatgtggcctctaaagagtaaacaaggcaaatgttgacgtcgcacaacgcacgacggacaaaaggcgatcacaaaagctcaccatgagcacgctgtgctcaggtgagctaaaatacaGCCATGAAAACTAGTGTAGGAACAGAATTATATTTGAAAAGGGTGATACGTAAAAATCATACGACGTCTTAACGTGCTGTTTTGGCGATACTTATCGATGTGTTTAATAGCATTCTATGATAATGACGATAAGTATCCTTCAAATGGCGTATGATCGTTTCGGCTCGACATTGTACAATTACTGTCACAACAACGCCGTCGTATACAGAACATGTTTATTGGCGTTCTCGGTACAATACCGTTAAAAGCAAGCTATGGCAAACCTTCACAAACAAAAGAGTgcgagccttgctctgggaaaacatgtTTCAATGCATGCGCGTCATGATTCGTCAAAGACTAGCCTGCGCAGTCATGATTCGTCAAAGACTAGCCTGCGCAGTCATGAATCGTCAAAGactagcctgcgcagtccacaaaggctaaccagggacggcacttttcgcttttattgtatttttgtttgaaagaaatGTCTTCTCAGCATAATTAATTTTAGGCTGAAAGTaaagttcctgattagcctgcacaggctagtctggcaCGAGACTTCAAATGCAATAAGGACCGTTTCCAAAGCGCGGCTCaggtttttttaataaagattgaTGTGCGCAGAAATGTCCGAAAGCGTACCTGACAGCTGGGTTTCCTTGATGCTGAGACATATGGCACTGAGGTCAAACAGGAACTCGCCGCACTTGTGGTACCCGAGTCTATAAAAGAAGTAATCGTCGTCATCATCGCCATTCTCAAGATCCgtaaaacaacaacagcatcaaccgcaacaacaacacaattaaaGTTCCATCACTCATCATCTGTATCAAAATCCACAGAAGCAACAACAGTAGAAGCATGTTTATTATCAGAATCAAGGTCATCATCAGATACATTAACATCAACGTGACCTTCGacgtaaaatttaaaaaaaaatccgagatcattttttatagaaacaaacgATAACCCGAAACgaaaatataaaatgtaaatatagtGCCCAAAATTATATTCAACAACACTTTTAGTCAACAAAATTAGCATCATGTGCTAATACAAGAGATTGACCGTACACGCCGGGCCTGTGCAGCTCGTACTTCCCCTCGAGACGCAGCGCCCCATTGTTTGCCATGAACAGTCCGTCTACCGTGCTCACCCGAGGCCAGTGCACGTGAACTATCCGCATCCTGGAACCGCAATTCAACACAATAATATCAACAGAAAAAGAACAATAGTTATGTTATATCATTAAATGCACATCATTTCcccaaataaatttataatgagCCTTGCTacgtgcaattcgcacaggctaatcagggacgacaatgtccgattttatgaaatatttggtttaaagcaagtctcttccaagcgaaaatccagttaaggcggaaagtgtagacCCTTATTTTTTACCTTGAGCGGActagacaggctaatctaggacgacacgtTTCGCATAATGTATTCTGCTTGAAAAACATAATATGTTGGATCTGTATGCCCCATCTCAGCTGTGTAGGTCAGTGCCtttatttcagtttaaaattCCGTggcttaaaaataaaattaaactgaGCGCGagatataaaaaaagaaatagcgGGGGACGTCGGTGTAGTCGGGAATGTTTTAATTGTGTCATAACGTTGAGGATTTACTAACAAAGAGCAAAGCGAGAATATATTGCGTAGACAAGTTAAACGTTTAAAATAAATCAGATCAATAATAGCAGAATGCGACGTTTTCGGGTATGGTTAATGGACGTTATCAGACGTATAATTCAATACCACCattataggggccttttcacgttttggaaaatttgacaaaataaaaaaaaaatgttttagattcgcaaatttacgTTGTATgtagaacatttaccatgctctaaaatatccattatgtgcatcttttgacaatttaaaaacctgaaaattatacagc carries:
- the LOC127866876 gene encoding uncharacterized protein LOC127866876 isoform X1 — protein: MESLQERLLEHVVPDQVGNVGKVAYRFTEMRIVHVHWPRVSTVDGLFMANNGALRLEGKYELHRPGVLGYHKCGEFLFDLSAICLSIKETQLSESHSLPSGRVRHHQHHHRSHVLPAHHVTCTVGHIRVRFHGGAARLCQFLTSMYIKVYRRHLEAQIAKVIQETVQDDGQILMSALSVMASINHTSERHVTGSTERPTPEHALSEPGGGKIQRFLDSFSRGQPQT
- the LOC127866876 gene encoding uncharacterized protein LOC127866876 isoform X2, with amino-acid sequence MFFKQNTLCETCRPRLACLVRSRMRIVHVHWPRVSTVDGLFMANNGALRLEGKYELHRPGVLGYHKCGEFLFDLSAICLSIKETQLSESHSLPSGRVRHHQHHHRSHVLPAHHVTCTVGHIRVRFHGGAARLCQFLTSMYIKVYRRHLEAQIAKVIQETVQDDGQILMSALSVMASINHTSERHVTGSTERPTPEHALSEPGGGKIQRFLDSFSRGQPQT